In Anaerostipes hadrus ATCC 29173 = JCM 17467, a single genomic region encodes these proteins:
- a CDS encoding MurR/RpiR family transcriptional regulator: MILEQIKNPDFFNNSEQNMIYFLQNNLNSFDQVTLNKMAKESFSSTSSVLRFCKKLGFDGFKDFKLQLIREASISGQDLNFNLPFSPDDSVEDIGLHLSEILANGIKKTRNLLDPVQLEMTAYNIKKSHRVFLFGKGDSRISLENFKNKMIKLNEYFIIGDEYQNNFYTVGNITSNDLVIFCTYSAMHHDYNSYLPVLKDHNVPIITVTSNIHSKLAVNSDIVLQLPDDESFDEKVASFASQTNMDFIFDYIYSIIFQKNYMENYHSKHAKDVYTNSMIYNKL, encoded by the coding sequence ATGATACTAGAACAAATTAAAAATCCTGATTTTTTTAATAATTCTGAACAGAATATGATTTATTTTTTACAAAACAATTTAAACTCTTTTGATCAAGTCACTTTAAACAAAATGGCAAAAGAATCCTTTTCTTCGACTTCTTCTGTTTTACGTTTTTGTAAAAAATTAGGATTTGATGGATTTAAAGATTTCAAATTACAACTGATCCGAGAAGCATCTATTTCTGGTCAGGATCTTAATTTTAATCTACCTTTTTCTCCAGATGATTCTGTTGAAGATATCGGTCTTCATTTATCTGAAATTCTTGCAAATGGAATTAAAAAAACACGGAATCTGTTAGATCCCGTGCAATTAGAAATGACTGCTTATAATATAAAAAAGAGCCACCGTGTATTCCTGTTTGGAAAAGGTGACTCCAGAATTTCTCTTGAGAATTTTAAAAATAAAATGATCAAATTAAATGAATATTTTATTATTGGTGATGAATATCAGAATAATTTTTATACAGTCGGCAATATTACCTCTAATGACCTTGTGATCTTCTGTACTTATAGTGCTATGCATCATGATTACAATTCTTATCTTCCAGTTTTAAAAGATCATAACGTTCCGATCATTACGGTTACAAGTAATATTCATTCCAAACTGGCTGTGAATTCTGATATTGTATTACAACTTCCTGATGATGAATCCTTTGATGAAAAAGTTGCCAGTTTTGCCTCTCAAACAAATATGGATTTTATTTTTGATTACATCTATTCTATCATTTTCCAGAAAAATTATATGGAGAATTATCATTCGAAACATGCTAAAGATGTATATACAAATTCCATGATCTATAACAAACTATAA
- a CDS encoding 6-phospho-alpha-glucosidase, with protein sequence MKKEFKIVICGGGSTYTAGIVKNLLEEEELKIKELWLYDIDQERQEKVSLIVKEVVKDLRPSLELKISTDEEEAFTDADFIMAQMRVGGLKMRVKDEQISLKHGCIGQETCGAGGMAYGMRTIGPMVHLIDVCEKYASKTYWIVNYSNPAAIVAKATQTLRPNARILNICDMPVEVEARMAEILDTDLSNLEVDYFGLNHYGWFTKVQCNGEDVTEKLKKHVAEYGYVSKASYEDALVKDPDWLHTFTNAKKIVNYFPDYLPNTYWQYYLLGDDIVDYMDINNTRGMQVIHGRETKIREAVKKLEQGEKIDLTQFYVGVHGKFIVEVVKALAYDTRSRQLVIVKNDGAVKNLPDDAMVEIPAYITKDGPEPVRVGEIPRFYKGLIEQQDACEGLVVEAVIEGSYKKALQAFTLNRTIPSANVAKEILDEMIEENKEYWPELK encoded by the coding sequence ATGAAAAAAGAATTTAAGATTGTGATATGTGGTGGTGGAAGTACTTATACCGCAGGGATTGTAAAAAATCTTTTGGAAGAGGAAGAATTAAAAATCAAAGAATTATGGTTATATGATATTGATCAGGAACGACAAGAAAAAGTGTCACTGATCGTAAAAGAAGTTGTAAAAGATTTAAGACCTTCTTTGGAATTGAAAATTAGTACGGATGAAGAAGAGGCATTTACAGATGCAGACTTTATTATGGCACAGATGCGAGTCGGTGGACTAAAAATGCGAGTAAAAGATGAACAGATTTCATTAAAACATGGATGCATTGGACAGGAAACATGTGGAGCCGGGGGAATGGCATATGGAATGAGAACGATCGGACCAATGGTACATCTGATCGATGTTTGTGAGAAATATGCATCAAAAACTTATTGGATCGTTAATTATTCAAATCCAGCTGCGATTGTTGCTAAGGCAACACAGACATTACGTCCAAATGCAAGAATTTTAAATATCTGTGATATGCCAGTTGAGGTAGAAGCAAGAATGGCAGAAATCCTAGACACAGATCTTAGCAATCTGGAAGTGGATTATTTTGGATTGAATCATTATGGATGGTTTACAAAAGTACAGTGTAATGGTGAAGATGTCACAGAAAAATTGAAGAAACATGTAGCAGAATATGGCTATGTATCAAAGGCTAGTTATGAAGATGCACTGGTAAAGGATCCAGACTGGCTGCATACGTTTACGAACGCAAAGAAGATCGTCAATTATTTTCCAGATTATCTGCCTAATACATACTGGCAATATTACCTTCTTGGAGATGACATTGTAGATTATATGGATATCAATAATACAAGAGGAATGCAGGTTATTCATGGAAGAGAAACAAAGATCCGTGAAGCAGTCAAAAAACTAGAACAGGGAGAGAAGATCGACCTGACACAGTTTTATGTAGGAGTTCATGGAAAATTTATTGTGGAAGTAGTAAAAGCACTTGCATATGACACGAGAAGCAGACAGCTTGTCATCGTAAAAAATGACGGAGCAGTCAAGAATCTCCCAGACGATGCCATGGTTGAAATCCCTGCATATATTACAAAAGACGGGCCAGAACCAGTAAGAGTTGGAGAAATTCCTAGATTTTATAAAGGGTTAATTGAACAACAGGATGCTTGTGAAGGATTGGTAGTAGAAGCGGTGATCGAAGGATCATATAAAAAAGCATTGCAGGCATTTACTTTAAACCGCACAATTCCATCTGCCAATGTGGCAAAAGAAATTTTAGATGAAATGATCGAAGAAAACAAAGAATACTGGCCGGAATTGAAATAA
- a CDS encoding 6-phospho-beta-glucosidase, which yields MKGAVKIVTIGGGSSYTPELMEGFIKRYEELPIKEIWLVDIEDGKEKVEIVGALAQRMWDASPYDVKVYTTLNRREALKDADFVTTQFRVGLLDARIKDERIPSLYGMLGQETNGAGGMFKAFRTIPVIGQIVEDMKELCPDAWLINFTNPSGMVTEAVIKHFGWKKCIGLCNVPTIAMMAEPEILGKNINQLNYRYAGINHFHWHKVFDENGNDMTPILIDHINEKGGGTPANIYQAEFPLELLHSMNMVPCGYHRYYYMKQAMLEHAIEEFNEGGTRAEQMKQVEHELFEIYKNAELHEKPEQLGKRGGAYYSDAACECIRAIYANKKIHMVVSTQNNGAISCLDDDSIVEVSSIISATGAQPMAFGKLPSAEKGWLQMMKAMEECTIEAALTGDYGKALEAFVLNPLVENNENTTKVLDELLVAHAKYLPQFKEKIEELKAKGVHSTDPVVMDLMEHGH from the coding sequence ATGAAAGGTGCAGTAAAAATCGTAACGATTGGTGGAGGAAGCAGTTATACACCGGAACTGATGGAAGGTTTTATCAAGCGATACGAGGAACTTCCAATCAAAGAAATCTGGCTAGTCGATATTGAAGATGGAAAAGAAAAAGTAGAGATCGTGGGGGCGCTGGCACAGAGAATGTGGGATGCATCTCCATATGATGTAAAAGTTTATACAACATTAAACAGAAGAGAAGCATTAAAAGATGCCGACTTTGTTACAACACAATTTCGAGTAGGACTTTTGGATGCCAGAATTAAGGACGAAAGAATTCCTTCACTATATGGAATGCTTGGACAGGAAACAAACGGAGCAGGAGGAATGTTTAAAGCATTTCGAACAATTCCAGTGATCGGACAGATTGTAGAAGATATGAAAGAGTTATGTCCAGATGCATGGTTGATCAATTTCACAAATCCAAGCGGAATGGTAACAGAAGCAGTGATCAAACACTTTGGATGGAAAAAATGTATCGGACTCTGCAATGTGCCAACGATTGCAATGATGGCAGAACCAGAGATTCTTGGAAAAAATATCAACCAGTTAAATTACAGATATGCAGGAATCAACCATTTCCATTGGCACAAAGTATTTGATGAAAATGGAAATGATATGACACCAATTTTGATCGATCATATCAATGAAAAAGGTGGTGGAACACCAGCCAATATCTATCAAGCTGAATTTCCATTGGAATTACTTCACAGCATGAATATGGTGCCTTGTGGATACCACAGATATTACTACATGAAACAAGCAATGCTTGAGCATGCGATTGAAGAATTCAATGAAGGTGGTACTAGAGCAGAGCAAATGAAACAGGTAGAACATGAGTTGTTTGAAATTTATAAAAATGCAGAACTTCATGAAAAACCAGAACAACTTGGAAAACGTGGAGGAGCATATTACAGTGATGCAGCTTGCGAATGTATCCGTGCAATTTATGCAAATAAGAAGATCCATATGGTAGTAAGTACACAAAACAATGGAGCAATTTCATGCTTAGATGATGACTCTATCGTGGAAGTATCAAGTATCATTTCAGCGACAGGAGCACAGCCAATGGCATTTGGAAAGCTTCCATCAGCAGAAAAAGGATGGCTTCAGATGATGAAAGCAATGGAAGAATGTACAATTGAAGCGGCATTGACAGGAGATTACGGAAAAGCATTAGAAGCATTCGTATTAAATCCATTAGTAGAAAATAATGAAAATACAACAAAAGTTTTAGATGAACTGTTAGTTGCACATGCAAAATATCTGCCACAGTTTAAAGAAAAGATTGAAGAACTTAAAGCAAAAGGAGTTCATTCTACAGATCCTGTTGTTATGGACTTAATGGAACATGGACACTAA
- a CDS encoding aldose epimerase family protein, translating into MGVTKESFGFLEDKREAFLYTIENQNGFAVKVTDFGVNIVSLLVKNKEGNIKDVALGYDTLEEYFENGIMFGATVGRNVNRISNARFEIDGKEYHVAKNRGKHNIHSDKEHGFHKVLWDSEIIDDHAVKFTYVSPDGEQGFPGTLVTNIIYTVTETNGLIVSYHAVSDKKTLINLTNHNYFNLGGHKSGTIENTKVRIYADEFTPINEDTIPTGEIRKVEHTPMDFREWKKIKNDLYAEDEQLEKGKGYDHNFVIRNKDCGFRKMAEALDEEQGIKMEVYSDLPGLQFYTGNTMKSTKGKGGVIYGKGCGFCMEPHYFPNSINTKEFDAPVFDAGEVYQTVTMYQFVTKED; encoded by the coding sequence ATGGGTGTAACAAAAGAAAGTTTTGGCTTTTTAGAAGATAAAAGAGAAGCATTTCTATACACGATTGAAAATCAAAATGGATTTGCAGTCAAAGTTACTGATTTTGGTGTAAATATTGTTTCTCTCCTTGTAAAAAACAAGGAGGGAAACATCAAAGATGTAGCTCTTGGATATGACACCTTGGAAGAATATTTTGAGAATGGAATTATGTTTGGAGCGACTGTCGGACGGAATGTAAACCGTATCTCAAATGCCAGATTCGAAATTGATGGGAAAGAGTATCATGTAGCAAAAAATCGTGGAAAACATAACATTCACAGTGACAAAGAACATGGATTTCACAAAGTCTTATGGGATAGTGAGATCATTGATGATCATGCAGTGAAGTTTACTTATGTAAGTCCAGATGGGGAACAAGGATTTCCGGGAACATTGGTAACAAATATCATTTATACGGTAACGGAAACAAATGGATTGATCGTTTCCTATCATGCAGTCAGCGATAAGAAAACGCTGATCAATCTGACAAATCATAATTACTTTAACTTGGGTGGACATAAAAGCGGAACGATCGAAAATACAAAAGTAAGGATTTATGCAGATGAATTTACACCGATCAATGAAGATACGATCCCAACAGGAGAAATCAGAAAAGTAGAACATACACCGATGGATTTTCGTGAATGGAAAAAGATCAAGAATGATCTATATGCCGAAGATGAACAACTAGAAAAAGGCAAAGGATATGATCATAATTTTGTAATTCGGAATAAAGATTGTGGTTTCCGAAAAATGGCGGAAGCATTGGACGAAGAACAGGGTATTAAAATGGAAGTTTATTCAGATCTTCCAGGATTACAGTTTTACACTGGAAATACAATGAAATCAACAAAAGGGAAAGGGGGAGTGATCTATGGAAAAGGATGTGGATTTTGCATGGAACCACATTATTTCCCAAACAGTATTAACACAAAAGAGTTTGATGCACCAGTATTTGACGCAGGAGAAGTGTATCAGACAGTAACCATGTATCAATTTGTCACAAAGGAGGATTAA
- a CDS encoding PTS transporter subunit IIABC, with product MAKKKKSSAFAVVQQIGKSFFLPVSVLPIAGILLGLGSSFTNADTIAAYHLQGIMGEGTILNALLTIMSQVGNTIFGNLPLIFALAVALGMAKNEKAVAVLSAGISFFVMNSTINAMLKLSGKILADGTYAKSVLNGQITSVCGIDSLQMGVFAGVIVGLVTAALHNRFYKQQLPAALAFFSGVRFVPIISVIAHIGVGIICFFVWPTIQSGIFALGNLVMHSGYFGTAIFGFLERALIPFGLHHVFYLPFWQTSLGGTMEVAGKMVEGAQNIFFAQLADPNTKHFAVEACRFMTGKYSFMMAGLPGAAYAMYRCAKPEKRKIVGGLLFSAALTSFLTGITEPIEFTFLFIAPGLFILHCGLAGLSFALMHILKICIGTTFSCGLIDFMLYGVLQGQTKSNWMMILPVFAVYAVLYYFVFKFVIEKFDLPTPGRDDDEEEVKLYTKADYQAKKGAANEDTDAPEDPISFMILKGLGGIKNIEDIDCCATRLRITVTDETKVTDQYLKQSGSKGIIKKGTGIQIIYGPQVSVIKSNFEEYVEYYAQHGTDPSKEEEVTPIVSSKEEEKKEIRHGKLVAVATGKVLAMTQAKDEAFATCAMGDGVVIEPEKGVVVAPADGKITALMKPSLHAIGIETKEGLNLLIHIGIDTVKLDGKGFEAFVKSGQEVKAGDKLVEFDIDLIKKEGYSPDIMVVVLEDSNLPKVAYKTGEKTVAGKTVVAEF from the coding sequence ATGGCAAAGAAAAAGAAAAGTTCAGCATTTGCGGTAGTACAACAGATCGGAAAATCATTTTTTCTTCCAGTATCTGTGTTACCAATTGCAGGTATCTTACTAGGACTGGGATCTTCATTTACTAATGCTGATACGATCGCAGCGTATCATTTACAAGGAATCATGGGAGAGGGAACTATCCTGAATGCGCTTTTAACGATCATGTCACAGGTCGGTAATACAATCTTTGGAAATTTACCATTGATCTTTGCATTAGCAGTAGCATTAGGAATGGCAAAAAATGAAAAAGCAGTCGCAGTACTTTCTGCAGGTATTTCATTCTTTGTAATGAATTCAACAATTAATGCGATGTTAAAATTATCAGGAAAGATTTTAGCGGACGGAACATATGCAAAGAGTGTCTTAAACGGACAGATCACGAGTGTCTGTGGTATTGATTCTCTTCAGATGGGAGTATTTGCTGGAGTTATCGTAGGACTTGTAACAGCAGCATTACATAATCGCTTTTATAAACAGCAATTACCAGCAGCATTAGCATTTTTCTCAGGAGTACGTTTTGTGCCAATTATTAGTGTAATCGCACATATCGGTGTAGGTATTATCTGCTTCTTTGTATGGCCAACGATTCAGAGTGGAATCTTTGCACTTGGTAATCTGGTTATGCATTCTGGATATTTTGGAACAGCAATCTTTGGATTCTTAGAGAGAGCATTAATTCCATTCGGATTACATCATGTATTTTATTTACCATTCTGGCAGACATCTCTTGGAGGAACAATGGAAGTTGCTGGAAAGATGGTAGAAGGTGCACAGAATATCTTCTTTGCACAGCTGGCAGACCCAAATACAAAACATTTTGCAGTAGAAGCATGTAGATTCATGACAGGAAAATATTCTTTCATGATGGCGGGACTTCCTGGAGCAGCTTATGCAATGTATCGTTGTGCAAAACCAGAAAAAAGAAAAATTGTTGGAGGATTACTATTCTCAGCAGCATTAACATCATTCCTTACAGGAATTACAGAACCGATTGAATTTACATTCTTATTTATTGCACCAGGATTATTTATTTTACATTGTGGATTAGCAGGTTTGTCATTTGCATTAATGCATATCTTAAAGATCTGTATCGGAACAACATTCTCTTGTGGATTGATCGACTTTATGTTATACGGTGTATTACAGGGACAGACAAAGAGTAACTGGATGATGATCCTTCCAGTATTTGCAGTTTATGCAGTATTATATTACTTTGTGTTCAAATTTGTCATTGAGAAATTTGATCTTCCAACACCAGGTAGAGATGATGACGAAGAAGAGGTAAAATTATATACAAAAGCTGATTACCAGGCAAAAAAAGGTGCAGCAAATGAAGATACAGACGCACCAGAGGATCCAATTTCCTTTATGATCTTAAAAGGACTTGGTGGAATCAAAAATATTGAAGATATTGACTGCTGTGCTACAAGACTTCGTATCACAGTAACAGATGAAACTAAGGTGACAGATCAGTACTTAAAACAATCTGGTTCCAAAGGAATCATCAAAAAAGGAACAGGAATTCAGATTATTTATGGACCACAGGTATCTGTGATCAAGAGTAATTTTGAAGAATATGTGGAATATTATGCACAGCATGGAACAGATCCTTCCAAAGAAGAAGAGGTAACACCCATAGTTTCCTCCAAAGAAGAAGAGAAAAAAGAAATCAGACATGGTAAATTAGTTGCGGTAGCAACAGGAAAAGTTCTTGCAATGACACAGGCAAAAGATGAGGCATTTGCAACTTGTGCTATGGGAGATGGTGTTGTAATCGAACCAGAAAAAGGTGTCGTTGTTGCACCAGCAGATGGAAAGATCACAGCATTAATGAAACCATCTTTACATGCGATTGGAATCGAGACAAAAGAAGGATTAAATCTTTTAATTCATATTGGAATTGACACAGTCAAATTAGATGGAAAAGGATTTGAGGCTTTTGTCAAGAGTGGACAAGAAGTAAAGGCAGGAGATAAGTTGGTAGAGTTTGATATCGATCTGATCAAGAAAGAAGGATATAGCCCAGATATTATGGTTGTTGTCTTAGAAGATTCTAATCTGCCAAAAGTAGCTTATAAAACTGGAGAAAAAACAGTTGCAGGAAAAACAGTTGTTGCGGAATTTTAG
- a CDS encoding response regulator transcription factor codes for MKSVSYEEVLKTIRDKKNLIPILMLTAKAEIDDKVEGLDLGANDYLTKPFAAKELLARIRTMIRTQTTQTESILYVGNITLNRATFELTSPTGSFRLANKEFQMMEMFLCNQGHSITHKRLLEKIWGDEKQVQTNVVWMYISYLRKKLEALHANLQITEASHAEYILEVGG; via the coding sequence ATCAAGAGCGTTAGTTACGAGGAAGTATTAAAAACCATCAGAGATAAGAAAAATCTGATTCCAATTCTGATGCTGACAGCGAAAGCAGAGATTGACGATAAAGTAGAAGGACTGGATCTTGGAGCGAATGATTATCTCACAAAACCATTTGCGGCAAAAGAATTGTTGGCAAGAATCCGTACCATGATCAGAACGCAGACAACACAAACAGAATCAATTTTGTATGTCGGAAATATCACATTAAACAGAGCGACTTTTGAACTGACATCACCAACAGGAAGTTTTCGTCTTGCGAATAAGGAATTTCAGATGATGGAGATGTTTTTATGTAATCAGGGCCACAGTATCACGCACAAACGTCTGTTGGAAAAAATCTGGGGAGATGAAAAACAGGTACAGACGAACGTTGTATGGATGTACATTTCTTATCTTAGAAAGAAATTAGAAGCACTCCACGCAAATCTTCAGATTACAGAGGCAAGTCACGCAGAATATATTTTGGAGGTGGGAGGATGA
- a CDS encoding HAMP domain-containing sensor histidine kinase: MMENCQKNLYKSQHKKTNGISPETSFESRYFSVFLSNNRQICEADTDNISAIDEETAIKYAQKINRSNKNCGFISKYRYMKENTSNGVKIYFLDCTKSMMSFQTFLVTSFFVSIFGVSTVFILVVLLSKRAIEPVAESYEKQKRFITDAGHEIKTPLTIIDADTSILEMEYGENEWLDDIQVQTKRLAGLTNDLIYLSRMEEKQTKTTMIEFPFSEVISEEAQSFQGLAKVKGKNFMVDIEPMLSLKGDEKTIRQLISILLDNAVKYCTEQGQIRLTAAHKGKNIILSIYNTSQPLTKENIDHLFDRFYRTDESRNSKTGGYGIGLSVAKAVVEAHHGKIVASSEDGNSLLITVILKI; this comes from the coding sequence ATGATGGAGAATTGCCAGAAAAATCTCTATAAATCTCAACATAAAAAGACAAATGGAATATCACCAGAAACTTCCTTTGAGTCCCGCTATTTTTCTGTATTTTTGAGCAATAACAGACAGATATGTGAAGCGGATACCGATAATATCTCAGCGATCGATGAAGAAACAGCGATTAAATATGCACAAAAAATCAATAGAAGTAACAAGAACTGTGGATTCATTTCAAAATACAGATATATGAAAGAAAATACTTCAAACGGAGTAAAAATATATTTTCTGGATTGTACAAAATCCATGATGTCATTTCAGACTTTTCTTGTCACTAGCTTTTTTGTTTCTATTTTTGGTGTTAGCACCGTTTTTATTTTGGTGGTGTTGCTTTCAAAACGGGCAATTGAGCCAGTGGCAGAAAGCTATGAAAAACAAAAACGCTTTATCACAGATGCAGGACATGAGATCAAGACACCGCTTACGATCATTGATGCAGATACATCGATCTTAGAGATGGAATACGGAGAGAATGAATGGCTTGATGATATTCAGGTACAGACAAAGCGGCTTGCAGGTCTTACAAATGATCTGATCTATTTGTCACGGATGGAAGAAAAACAGACAAAAACAACGATGATCGAATTCCCATTTTCGGAAGTAATATCAGAAGAAGCTCAGTCATTTCAAGGACTTGCCAAGGTCAAAGGAAAAAATTTTATGGTAGATATTGAACCGATGTTGTCACTTAAAGGAGATGAAAAAACAATCCGGCAGCTAATCTCCATTTTGCTGGACAACGCGGTCAAATATTGTACCGAGCAGGGACAGATCAGACTGACAGCTGCACATAAAGGGAAAAATATTATTTTATCTATATACAATACCTCACAGCCACTGACAAAAGAAAATATTGATCATTTATTTGACCGGTTTTACAGAACGGATGAATCAAGAAATTCCAAGACCGGCGGTTATGGCATTGGCTTATCGGTCGCAAAAGCTGTGGTTGAAGCACATCATGGGAAGATCGTGGCATCAAGTGAAGATGGGAACTCTCTTTTGATCACGGTTATCTTAAAGATATGA
- a CDS encoding GTP pyrophosphokinase, with translation MTYEEFYKEQYPVLLKAEEQLKNLITQFETNENKKKIAYCSSRIKSPESMKQKLLKKGEEPNAENAVSKVNDAVGIRVITSFVDDIYKVSDWITLQNDIEVVNIKDYIAYPKPNGYRSYHMIIHLNDLSLNAEIQIRTIALDFWANLEHQMKYKKNIKDEIIIRSELKRCADEIASIDLFMQTIKDLIQNDEKCCK, from the coding sequence ATGACATACGAAGAGTTTTATAAAGAACAGTATCCGGTTTTATTAAAAGCAGAAGAACAATTGAAGAATCTGATCACCCAGTTTGAAACAAACGAAAATAAGAAAAAGATCGCATACTGCAGCTCTAGAATCAAAAGTCCGGAAAGCATGAAGCAGAAACTCTTGAAAAAGGGGGAAGAACCAAATGCTGAAAATGCGGTTTCAAAAGTAAATGATGCAGTAGGAATCCGTGTGATCACATCATTTGTAGATGATATTTACAAAGTATCAGATTGGATTACTTTACAGAATGATATAGAAGTGGTTAACATCAAAGATTACATTGCATATCCAAAGCCAAATGGATATCGAAGCTATCATATGATCATTCATCTGAATGACCTGAGCTTAAATGCAGAGATTCAGATCCGCACGATCGCGCTGGATTTCTGGGCAAATCTTGAACACCAGATGAAGTATAAGAAAAATATTAAGGACGAAATAATAATCCGCTCCGAATTAAAACGATGTGCGGACGAGATCGCATCGATTGACTTGTTCATGCAGACAATCAAAGATTTGATTCAAAACGATGAAAAATGTTGCAAATAG
- a CDS encoding C40 family peptidase encodes MKRKTTGILISCVVSICCMVVLSMSSHTHDVYASYSRYVTANNVVVRKKASNKGKIVGSYKKAAKVRCYKKKRSYTKIKYGRYYRYIATRYLSKKKPVVVTAQKAANITTDTYTRYVTASSLTIRKKASTSAAKAGSYKKGTQITCYGERSGWTTVRYSGVYCYVSSQYLSESKPEEDTWEVYGTATGQSVVDYAMQFRGNPYVWGGESLTNGVDCSGFTMQVYKHFGYSLPHSSTAQRYEGTAVSWNEKQPGDLICYQVVNGVGHVAIYIGDNQIIHAGSKDTGINVRNADYRAVWGVRRIVQ; translated from the coding sequence ATGAAGAGAAAGACTACTGGAATCCTCATTTCCTGTGTAGTAAGTATATGTTGTATGGTGGTCTTATCCATGAGTTCACATACACATGATGTATATGCTTCCTATTCAAGATATGTAACAGCCAATAACGTAGTGGTTCGTAAAAAAGCATCAAATAAGGGAAAGATCGTTGGATCATACAAGAAAGCAGCAAAGGTTCGCTGCTACAAGAAGAAAAGATCTTATACGAAGATCAAATATGGAAGATATTATCGATATATCGCAACAAGATATCTGTCAAAGAAGAAACCAGTTGTTGTAACAGCACAGAAAGCAGCGAATATAACAACAGATACATATACAAGATATGTAACGGCAAGTTCTTTGACGATCCGTAAGAAAGCGTCGACAAGTGCAGCAAAGGCAGGATCATACAAGAAAGGTACGCAGATCACCTGTTATGGAGAACGGTCTGGATGGACAACGGTAAGATATAGTGGAGTTTATTGTTATGTAAGTTCACAGTATCTATCTGAGTCAAAACCGGAAGAAGATACATGGGAAGTTTATGGAACGGCAACAGGACAAAGTGTTGTAGACTACGCAATGCAGTTTAGAGGCAATCCTTATGTATGGGGTGGAGAAAGCCTTACGAATGGAGTTGACTGTTCTGGATTCACGATGCAGGTATATAAACATTTTGGATATTCACTGCCACACAGTTCAACAGCACAGAGATATGAAGGAACAGCAGTATCATGGAATGAGAAGCAGCCAGGAGATCTGATCTGCTATCAGGTAGTGAACGGTGTAGGACATGTAGCGATCTACATTGGAGATAACCAGATCATTCATGCAGGAAGCAAAGACACAGGAATCAATGTGCGGAATGCTGATTACAGAGCTGTATGGGGTGTCAGAAGAATCGTTCAGTAG